A window of Chlorocebus sabaeus isolate Y175 chromosome 14, mChlSab1.0.hap1, whole genome shotgun sequence contains these coding sequences:
- the GPAT2 gene encoding glycerol-3-phosphate acyltransferase 2, mitochondrial isoform X3, with product MATMLEGRRQTQPRSSPSGRETSLWSSGFGMKLEAITPFLGKYRPFVGRCCQTCTPKSWESLFHRSITDLGFCSVILVKEENTRFRGWLVRRLCYFLWSLEQHIPPCQDAPQKIVESTGVQNLLSGRVPGGAGEGQAPDLVKKEVQRILGHIQASPRPFLVRLFSWALLRFLNCLFLNVQLHKGQMKMVQKAAQAGSPLVLLSTHKTLLDGILLPFMLLSQGLGVLRVAWDSRACSPALRVLLRKLGGLFLPPEANLSLDSAEGLLARAVVQAVIEQLLVSGQPLLIFLEEPPESPGPRLSALGQAWLGFVVQAVQVGIVPDALLVPVAVTYDLVPDALCDIYHASAPLGLWTGALAVLRSLWSHWGCSRRICSRVHLAQPFSLQEYIVSARSCWGGRQTLEQLLQPIVLGQCTAVPDTEKEQEWTPITGPLLALKEEDQLLVRRLSCHVLSASVGSAAVMSTAIMATLLLFKHQKGVFLSQLLGEFSWLTEEILLRGFDVGFSGQLRSLLKHSLSLLRAHVALLRIRQGDLLVVPRPGPGLTQLARLSAELLPVFLSEAVGACAVRGLLAGRVPPQGPWELQGILLLSQNELYRQILLLMHLLPQDLLLLKPCQSSYCYCQEVLDRLIQCGLLVAEESRATQSSCSSSSRPPPRKKGSLNVRTESSPSVLSGPSET from the exons GAGTCCCTCTTCCACAGAAGCATAACGGACCTAGGCTTCTGCAGTGTGATCCTGGTGAAGGAGGAGAACACCAG GTTTCGGGGCTGGCTGGTTCGGAGGCTCTGCTATTTCCTGTGGTCCCTGGAGCAGCACATCCCCCCCTGCCAGGATGCCCCACAGAAGATCGTGGAAAGCACCGG GGTGCAGAACCTCCTCTCAGGGAGGGTCCCAGGAGGCGCTGGCGAAGGCCaggctcctgaccttgtgaagaAAGAGGTACAGCGCATCCTGGGTCACATCCAGGCCTCACCCCGTCCCTTCCTGGTCAG GCTGTTCAGCTGGGCGCTGCTGCGGTTCCTGAACTGCCTCTTCCTGAATGTGCAGCTCCACAAGGGTCAGATGAAGATGGTCCAGAAGGCCGCCCAGGCA GGCTCGCCGCTTGTCCTCCTCTCTACTCACAAAACCCTCCTGGACGGGATCCTGCTGCCCTTTATGCTGCTCTCCCAGGGCCTGGGTGTGCTCCGTGTGGCCTGGGACTCCCGCGCCTGCTCCCCTGCCCTCAG AGTTCTCCTGAGGAAGCTTGGGGGCCTTTTCCTGCCCCCAGAGGCCAACCTCTCCCTGGACAGCGCTGAGGGGCTCCTTGCAAGGGCTGTGGTCCAGGCG GTCATAGAGCAGCTGCTGGTTAGTGGACAGCCCCTGCTCATCTTCCTGGAGGAACCTCCTGAGTCCCCAGGGCCACGACTGTCAGCCCTGGGCCAGGCTTGGCTGGGGTTTGTGGTGCAGGCAGTCCAGGTGGGCATCGTCCCAGATGCTCTGCTGGTACCAGTGGCCGTCACCTATGACCTGGTTCCGGATGCACTGTGTGACATATACCAT GCCTCGGCCCCCCTGGGGCTGTGGACAGGAGCTCTGGCTGTGCTACGTAGCCTGTGGAGCCACTGGGGCTGCAGCCGCCGGATCTGCTCCAGGGTGCACCTAGCTCAGCCCTTCTCCCTGCAG GAATACATCGTCAGTGCCAGAAGCTGCTGGGGCGGCCGGCAGACCCTGGAGCAGCTACTGCAGCCCATCGTGCTGGGCCAATG TACTGCTGTCCCAGACACTGAGAAGGAGCAGGAGTGGACTCCCATAACTGGGCCTCTCCTGGCCCTCAAGGAAGAGGACCAGCTCCTGGTCAGGAGACTCAGCTGTCATGTCCTGAGTG CCAGTGTGGGAAGCGCTGCAGTGATGAGCACGGCCATCATGGCGACACTGCTGCTCTTCAAGCACCAGAAG GGCGTGTTCCTGTCACAGCTCCTGGGGGAGTTCTCCTGGCTGACGGAGGAGATACTGTTGCGTGGCTTTGATGTAGGCTTCTCTGGGCAGCTGCGGAGCCTGCTGAAGCACTCTCTGAGCCTGCTGCGGGCGCACGTGGCCCTGCTGCGCATCCGCCAGGGTGACTTGCTGGTGGTGCCGCGGCCTGGCCCAGGCCTCACGCAGCTGGCACGGCTGAGTGCTGAGCTGCTGCCCGTCTTCCTGAGCGAGGCTGTGGGCG CCTGTGCAGTGCGGGGGCTGCTGGCAGGCAGAGTGCCACCCCAGGGGCCCTGGGAGCTGCAGGGCATATTACTGCTGAGCCAGAATGAGCTGTACCGCCAGATCCTGCTGCTGATGCACCTGCTGCCGCAAGACCTGCTGCTGCTAAAG CCCTGCCAGTCTTCCTATTGCTACTGTCAGGAGGTGCTGGACCGGCTCATCCAGTGCGGGCTCTTGGTCGCTGAGGAG AGTCGGGCTACACAGAGCAGCTGTTCCAGTTCCTCCAGGCCACCGCCCAGGAAGAAGGGATCTTTG AATGTGCGGACCGAAAGCTCGCCATCAGTGCTATCTGGACCTTCAGAGACCTAG
- the GPAT2 gene encoding glycerol-3-phosphate acyltransferase 2, mitochondrial isoform X1, translating into MATMLEGRRQTQPRSSPSGRETSLWSSGFGMKLEAITPFLGKYRPFVGRCCQTCTPKSWESLFHRSITDLGFCSVILVKEENTRFRGWLVRRLCYFLWSLEQHIPPCQDAPQKIVESTGVQNLLSGRVPGGAGEGQAPDLVKKEVQRILGHIQASPRPFLVRLFSWALLRFLNCLFLNVQLHKGQMKMVQKAAQAGSPLVLLSTHKTLLDGILLPFMLLSQGLGVLRVAWDSRACSPALRVLLRKLGGLFLPPEANLSLDSAEGLLARAVVQAVIEQLLVSGQPLLIFLEEPPESPGPRLSALGQAWLGFVVQAVQVGIVPDALLVPVAVTYDLVPDALCDIYHASAPLGLWTGALAVLRSLWSHWGCSRRICSRVHLAQPFSLQEYIVSARSCWGGRQTLEQLLQPIVLGQCTAVPDTEKEQEWTPITGPLLALKEEDQLLVRRLSCHVLSASVGSAAVMSTAIMATLLLFKHQKGVFLSQLLGEFSWLTEEILLRGFDVGFSGQLRSLLKHSLSLLRAHVALLRIRQGDLLVVPRPGPGLTQLARLSAELLPVFLSEAVGACAVRGLLAGRVPPQGPWELQGILLLSQNELYRQILLLMHLLPQDLLLLKPCQSSYCYCQEVLDRLIQCGLLVAEETPGSRLACDTGRQRLSRKLLWKPSGDFTDSDSDDFEEAEGRYFRLSQQSHCPDFFLFLCRLLSPLLKAFAQAAAFLHQGQLPDTESGYTEQLFQFLQATAQEEGIFECADRKLAISAIWTFRDLGVLQQMPSPAGPRLHLSPTFASRENQQKLEQFIRQFICS; encoded by the exons GAGTCCCTCTTCCACAGAAGCATAACGGACCTAGGCTTCTGCAGTGTGATCCTGGTGAAGGAGGAGAACACCAG GTTTCGGGGCTGGCTGGTTCGGAGGCTCTGCTATTTCCTGTGGTCCCTGGAGCAGCACATCCCCCCCTGCCAGGATGCCCCACAGAAGATCGTGGAAAGCACCGG GGTGCAGAACCTCCTCTCAGGGAGGGTCCCAGGAGGCGCTGGCGAAGGCCaggctcctgaccttgtgaagaAAGAGGTACAGCGCATCCTGGGTCACATCCAGGCCTCACCCCGTCCCTTCCTGGTCAG GCTGTTCAGCTGGGCGCTGCTGCGGTTCCTGAACTGCCTCTTCCTGAATGTGCAGCTCCACAAGGGTCAGATGAAGATGGTCCAGAAGGCCGCCCAGGCA GGCTCGCCGCTTGTCCTCCTCTCTACTCACAAAACCCTCCTGGACGGGATCCTGCTGCCCTTTATGCTGCTCTCCCAGGGCCTGGGTGTGCTCCGTGTGGCCTGGGACTCCCGCGCCTGCTCCCCTGCCCTCAG AGTTCTCCTGAGGAAGCTTGGGGGCCTTTTCCTGCCCCCAGAGGCCAACCTCTCCCTGGACAGCGCTGAGGGGCTCCTTGCAAGGGCTGTGGTCCAGGCG GTCATAGAGCAGCTGCTGGTTAGTGGACAGCCCCTGCTCATCTTCCTGGAGGAACCTCCTGAGTCCCCAGGGCCACGACTGTCAGCCCTGGGCCAGGCTTGGCTGGGGTTTGTGGTGCAGGCAGTCCAGGTGGGCATCGTCCCAGATGCTCTGCTGGTACCAGTGGCCGTCACCTATGACCTGGTTCCGGATGCACTGTGTGACATATACCAT GCCTCGGCCCCCCTGGGGCTGTGGACAGGAGCTCTGGCTGTGCTACGTAGCCTGTGGAGCCACTGGGGCTGCAGCCGCCGGATCTGCTCCAGGGTGCACCTAGCTCAGCCCTTCTCCCTGCAG GAATACATCGTCAGTGCCAGAAGCTGCTGGGGCGGCCGGCAGACCCTGGAGCAGCTACTGCAGCCCATCGTGCTGGGCCAATG TACTGCTGTCCCAGACACTGAGAAGGAGCAGGAGTGGACTCCCATAACTGGGCCTCTCCTGGCCCTCAAGGAAGAGGACCAGCTCCTGGTCAGGAGACTCAGCTGTCATGTCCTGAGTG CCAGTGTGGGAAGCGCTGCAGTGATGAGCACGGCCATCATGGCGACACTGCTGCTCTTCAAGCACCAGAAG GGCGTGTTCCTGTCACAGCTCCTGGGGGAGTTCTCCTGGCTGACGGAGGAGATACTGTTGCGTGGCTTTGATGTAGGCTTCTCTGGGCAGCTGCGGAGCCTGCTGAAGCACTCTCTGAGCCTGCTGCGGGCGCACGTGGCCCTGCTGCGCATCCGCCAGGGTGACTTGCTGGTGGTGCCGCGGCCTGGCCCAGGCCTCACGCAGCTGGCACGGCTGAGTGCTGAGCTGCTGCCCGTCTTCCTGAGCGAGGCTGTGGGCG CCTGTGCAGTGCGGGGGCTGCTGGCAGGCAGAGTGCCACCCCAGGGGCCCTGGGAGCTGCAGGGCATATTACTGCTGAGCCAGAATGAGCTGTACCGCCAGATCCTGCTGCTGATGCACCTGCTGCCGCAAGACCTGCTGCTGCTAAAG CCCTGCCAGTCTTCCTATTGCTACTGTCAGGAGGTGCTGGACCGGCTCATCCAGTGCGGGCTCTTGGTCGCTGAGGAG ACCCCAGGCTCCCGGTTAGCCTGTGACACAGGGCGACAGCGACTGAGCAGGAAGCTGCTGTGGAAACCGAGTGGGGACTTTACTGATAGTGACAGTGATGACTTTGAAGAGGCTGAGGGCCGGTACTTCAGG CTCAGCCAGCAGTCACATTGCCCagacttctttctcttcctttgccGCCTGCTCAGCCCACTGCTCAaggcctttgcacaggctgcCGCCTTCCTCCACCAGGGCCAGCTGCCCGATACTG AGTCGGGCTACACAGAGCAGCTGTTCCAGTTCCTCCAGGCCACCGCCCAGGAAGAAGGGATCTTTG AATGTGCGGACCGAAAGCTCGCCATCAGTGCTATCTGGACCTTCAGAGACCTAGGG GTTCTGCAGCAGATGCCGAGCCCTGCAGGCCCCAGGCTCCACCTGTCCCCTACTTTTGCCAGCCGGGAGAATCAGCAAAAACTAGAACAGTTTATCCGGCAGTTCATTTGTAGCTAG
- the GPAT2 gene encoding glycerol-3-phosphate acyltransferase 2, mitochondrial isoform X2, whose translation MATMLEGRRQTQPRSSPSGRETSLWSSGFGMKLEAITPFLGKYRPFVGRCCQTCTPKSWESLFHRSITDLGFCSVILVKEENTRFRGWLVRRLCYFLWSLEQHIPPCQDAPQKIVESTGVQNLLSGRVPGGAGEGQAPDLVKKEVQRILGHIQASPRPFLVRLFSWALLRFLNCLFLNVQLHKGQMKMVQKAAQAGSPLVLLSTHKTLLDGILLPFMLLSQGLGVLRVAWDSRACSPALRVLLRKLGGLFLPPEANLSLDSAEGLLARAVVQAVIEQLLVSGQPLLIFLEEPPESPGPRLSALGQAWLGFVVQAVQVGIVPDALLVPVAVTYDLVPDALCDIYHASAPLGLWTGALAVLRSLWSHWGCSRRICSRVHLAQPFSLQEYIVSARSCWGGRQTLEQLLQPIVLGQCTAVPDTEKEQEWTPITGPLLALKEEDQLLVRRLSCHVLTSVGSAAVMSTAIMATLLLFKHQKGVFLSQLLGEFSWLTEEILLRGFDVGFSGQLRSLLKHSLSLLRAHVALLRIRQGDLLVVPRPGPGLTQLARLSAELLPVFLSEAVGACAVRGLLAGRVPPQGPWELQGILLLSQNELYRQILLLMHLLPQDLLLLKPCQSSYCYCQEVLDRLIQCGLLVAEETPGSRLACDTGRQRLSRKLLWKPSGDFTDSDSDDFEEAEGRYFRLSQQSHCPDFFLFLCRLLSPLLKAFAQAAAFLHQGQLPDTESGYTEQLFQFLQATAQEEGIFECADRKLAISAIWTFRDLGVLQQMPSPAGPRLHLSPTFASRENQQKLEQFIRQFICS comes from the exons GAGTCCCTCTTCCACAGAAGCATAACGGACCTAGGCTTCTGCAGTGTGATCCTGGTGAAGGAGGAGAACACCAG GTTTCGGGGCTGGCTGGTTCGGAGGCTCTGCTATTTCCTGTGGTCCCTGGAGCAGCACATCCCCCCCTGCCAGGATGCCCCACAGAAGATCGTGGAAAGCACCGG GGTGCAGAACCTCCTCTCAGGGAGGGTCCCAGGAGGCGCTGGCGAAGGCCaggctcctgaccttgtgaagaAAGAGGTACAGCGCATCCTGGGTCACATCCAGGCCTCACCCCGTCCCTTCCTGGTCAG GCTGTTCAGCTGGGCGCTGCTGCGGTTCCTGAACTGCCTCTTCCTGAATGTGCAGCTCCACAAGGGTCAGATGAAGATGGTCCAGAAGGCCGCCCAGGCA GGCTCGCCGCTTGTCCTCCTCTCTACTCACAAAACCCTCCTGGACGGGATCCTGCTGCCCTTTATGCTGCTCTCCCAGGGCCTGGGTGTGCTCCGTGTGGCCTGGGACTCCCGCGCCTGCTCCCCTGCCCTCAG AGTTCTCCTGAGGAAGCTTGGGGGCCTTTTCCTGCCCCCAGAGGCCAACCTCTCCCTGGACAGCGCTGAGGGGCTCCTTGCAAGGGCTGTGGTCCAGGCG GTCATAGAGCAGCTGCTGGTTAGTGGACAGCCCCTGCTCATCTTCCTGGAGGAACCTCCTGAGTCCCCAGGGCCACGACTGTCAGCCCTGGGCCAGGCTTGGCTGGGGTTTGTGGTGCAGGCAGTCCAGGTGGGCATCGTCCCAGATGCTCTGCTGGTACCAGTGGCCGTCACCTATGACCTGGTTCCGGATGCACTGTGTGACATATACCAT GCCTCGGCCCCCCTGGGGCTGTGGACAGGAGCTCTGGCTGTGCTACGTAGCCTGTGGAGCCACTGGGGCTGCAGCCGCCGGATCTGCTCCAGGGTGCACCTAGCTCAGCCCTTCTCCCTGCAG GAATACATCGTCAGTGCCAGAAGCTGCTGGGGCGGCCGGCAGACCCTGGAGCAGCTACTGCAGCCCATCGTGCTGGGCCAATG TACTGCTGTCCCAGACACTGAGAAGGAGCAGGAGTGGACTCCCATAACTGGGCCTCTCCTGGCCCTCAAGGAAGAGGACCAGCTCCTGGTCAGGAGACTCAGCTGTCATGTCCTGA CCAGTGTGGGAAGCGCTGCAGTGATGAGCACGGCCATCATGGCGACACTGCTGCTCTTCAAGCACCAGAAG GGCGTGTTCCTGTCACAGCTCCTGGGGGAGTTCTCCTGGCTGACGGAGGAGATACTGTTGCGTGGCTTTGATGTAGGCTTCTCTGGGCAGCTGCGGAGCCTGCTGAAGCACTCTCTGAGCCTGCTGCGGGCGCACGTGGCCCTGCTGCGCATCCGCCAGGGTGACTTGCTGGTGGTGCCGCGGCCTGGCCCAGGCCTCACGCAGCTGGCACGGCTGAGTGCTGAGCTGCTGCCCGTCTTCCTGAGCGAGGCTGTGGGCG CCTGTGCAGTGCGGGGGCTGCTGGCAGGCAGAGTGCCACCCCAGGGGCCCTGGGAGCTGCAGGGCATATTACTGCTGAGCCAGAATGAGCTGTACCGCCAGATCCTGCTGCTGATGCACCTGCTGCCGCAAGACCTGCTGCTGCTAAAG CCCTGCCAGTCTTCCTATTGCTACTGTCAGGAGGTGCTGGACCGGCTCATCCAGTGCGGGCTCTTGGTCGCTGAGGAG ACCCCAGGCTCCCGGTTAGCCTGTGACACAGGGCGACAGCGACTGAGCAGGAAGCTGCTGTGGAAACCGAGTGGGGACTTTACTGATAGTGACAGTGATGACTTTGAAGAGGCTGAGGGCCGGTACTTCAGG CTCAGCCAGCAGTCACATTGCCCagacttctttctcttcctttgccGCCTGCTCAGCCCACTGCTCAaggcctttgcacaggctgcCGCCTTCCTCCACCAGGGCCAGCTGCCCGATACTG AGTCGGGCTACACAGAGCAGCTGTTCCAGTTCCTCCAGGCCACCGCCCAGGAAGAAGGGATCTTTG AATGTGCGGACCGAAAGCTCGCCATCAGTGCTATCTGGACCTTCAGAGACCTAGGG GTTCTGCAGCAGATGCCGAGCCCTGCAGGCCCCAGGCTCCACCTGTCCCCTACTTTTGCCAGCCGGGAGAATCAGCAAAAACTAGAACAGTTTATCCGGCAGTTCATTTGTAGCTAG
- the LOC119623674 gene encoding oxaloacetate tautomerase FAHD2B, mitochondrial, which yields MLVSGRRRLLTALLQAQKWPFQPSRDMRLVQFQAPHLVGPHLGLETGNGGGVINLNAFDPTLPKTMTQFLEQGEATLSVARRALAAQLPVLPRSEVTFLAPVTRPDKVVCVGMNYVDHCKEQNVPVPKEPIIFSKFASSIVGPYDEVVLPPESQEVDWEVELAVVIGKKGKHIKATDAMAHVAGFTVAHDVSARDWLTTRNGKQWLLGKTFDTFCPLGPALVTKDSVADPHNLKICCRVNGEVVQSSNTNQMVFKTEDLIAWVSQFVTFYPGDVILTGTPPGVGVFRKPPVFLKKGDEVQCEIEELGVIINKVV from the exons ATGCTGGTGTCTGGTAGAAGAAGGTTGCTCACAGCTCTGCTGCAGGCTCAGAAGTGGCCCTTTCAACCCTCCAGAGACATGAGACTAGTACAGTTCCAGGCACCCCACCTGGTGGGGCCTCACTTGGGCCTGGAGACAGGGAATGGTGGAGGGGTTATCAACCTCAATGCCTTTGACCCCACACTCCCGAAGACGATGACACAGTTCCTAGAGCAGGGAGAGGCCACCCTCTCAGTGGCAAGAAG AGCCTTGGCTGCCCAGTTGCCAGTCCTACCACGATCGGAGGTAACCTTCCTGGCTCCAGTCACACGGCCAGATAAGGTGGTGTGTGTGGGCATGAATTATGTGGACCACTGCAAAGAACAGAACGTGCCTGTGCCCAAGGAGCCCATCATCTTCAGCAAGTTTGCCAGCTCCATCGTGGGACCCTATGATGAGGTGGTCCTCCCACCAGAGAGCCAG GAAGTAGATTGGGAAGTGGAGCTGGCCGTGGTCATTGGAAAGAAAGGCAAGCACATCAAG GCCACAGATGCCATGGCCCACGTGGCCGGCTTCACTGTGGCCCATGACGTGAGTGCTCGTGATTGGCTAACGACACGCAATGGGAAACAGTGGCTGCTGGGGAAAACCTTCGACACCTTCTGCCCTCTGGGCCCTGCCTTGGTGACCAAGGACAGTGTAGCAG ATCCACACAACTTAAAGATCTGCTGCCGAGTGAACGGGGAAGTGGTCCAGAGCAGCAACACCAACCAGATGGTATTCAAGACGGAGGACCTGATAGCCTGGGTCTCCCA GTTTGTCACCTTTTACCCAGGGGATGTCATCCTGACTGGGACCCCCCCAGGTGTCGGTGTATTCAGGAAACCTCCTGTCTTTCTCAAG AAGGGGGATGAAGTCCAGTGTGAGATTGAAGAACTAGGTGTCATCATCAACAAGGTGGTGTGA